A single Dunckerocampus dactyliophorus isolate RoL2022-P2 chromosome 2, RoL_Ddac_1.1, whole genome shotgun sequence DNA region contains:
- the brsk1a gene encoding serine/threonine-protein kinase BRSK2 isoform X5, whose protein sequence is MSKELSLSQSAQYVGPYRLEKTLGKGQTGLVKLGVHCITGQKVAIKIVNREKLSESVLMKVEREIAILKLIEHPHVLKLHDVYENNKYLYLVLEHVSGGELFDYLVKKGRLTPKEARKFFRQIISALDFCHSHSICHRDLKPENLLLDEKNNIRIADFGMASLQVGDSLLETSCGSPHYACPEVIRGEKYDGRRADVWSCGVILFALLVGALPFDHDNLRQLLEKVKSGVFHMPHFIPPDCQSLLRGMIEVNPEKRLTLDTIQKHAWYLGGRNEPCPEQPPPRRVCVRRILSLTELDPDVLDSMHSLGCFRDRVKLTRDLQCEEENQEKMIYYLLLDRKERYPSYEDEDLPPRNDADPPRKRVDSPMLTRHGRCRPERKSLEVLSVTEQGSPTPPRRALDTAHSQRSRSVSGASTGLSSSPLSSPRSYQSPIFTFSQSEVTSAAATPQTKEPKQGSTTTPRSARALNKPKAPPHPKTQTLPIKGPAERPHLQTIKSLPLHNPSSRSPSPSPLLSPIPRFFFPSSSVLKSVTKSLYPNSAHSVPQVTPQGSPLPTPLGTPVHHPHHPSSTPPSSSSSSSSSRAEGGCGVGSLSLTPPSSPGGGSGIASSSSAHWRTRLNSFKNNLLGSPRFHRRKLQVPTSEDMSSLTPESSPELAKKSWFGNFISLEKEEQIFVVIRDKPLSSVKADIVHAFLSIPSLSHSVISQTSFRAEYKSSGGPSVFQKPVKFQVDIAFSEGERERDRERTEREGKRETGIYSVTFTLISGPSRRFRRVVETIQAQLLSSHDQPLVQALSGAHVLLENELHCPSIVRWSEWVWLYMMESSLSSVLLSLTITNASN, encoded by the exons ATGAGTAAGGAGCTGTCTCTGAGCCAGTCCGCTCAATATGTCGGGCCCTATCGACTGGAAAAAACGCTGGGAAAGGGGCAGACAG GACTGGTCAAGCTGGGCGTCCACTGCATCACAGGTCAAAAGGTCGCCATTAAAATAGTCAACCGGGAGAAGCTGTCTGAGTCGGTTTTGATGAAG GTTGAGAGGGAGATCGCCATCCTGAAACTGATTGAGCATCCTCACGTGTTGAAGCTGCACGatgtttacgagaataacaagTACCT ATACCTGGTATTGGAACATGTGTCAGGAGGAGAGCTGTTTGACTACCTGGTAAAAAAAGGCCGCCTGACTCCCAAAGAAGCCAGAAAGTTCTTCAGGCAGATCATCTCTGCTCTGGACTTCTGCCACAGTCACTCCATCTG CCACAGAGACCTGAAGCCTGAGAACCTGCTGCTGGATGAGAAGAACAACATCCGTATCGCTGACTTTGGCATGGCGTCCCTCCAGGTGGGAGACAGTCTGTTGGAGACCAGCTGTGG ATCACCACATTATGCTTGCCCTGAAGTCATACGA GGAGAGAAGTATGATGGAAGGAGAGCAGATGTATGGAGCTGTGGTGTCATTCTTTTTGCTCTGCTGGTG GGGGCCCTCCCCTTTGATCATGACAATTTACGCCAGCTCCTGGAGAAAGTCAAGAGTGGCGTGTTCCACATGCCACACTTTATACCCCCGGACTGCCAGTCCCTGCTCAGGGGCATGATTGAGGTCAACCCTGAAAAGCGACTCACG CTTGATACTATTCAGAAACATGCCTGGTATCT GGGTGGTCGTAATGAGCCTTGTCCCGAGCAGCCTCCTCCcagaagagtgtgtgtgagGCGAATCTTATCCCTGACTGAGCTGGACCCAGATGTGCTGGACAGCATGCACTCGCTGGGCTGTTTCAGAGACCGGGTCAAGCTCACACGTGATTTGCAATGTGAAGA AGAAAACCAGGAGAAGATGATTTATTATCTCCTGCTGGACAGAAAAGAGCGCTACCCAAGCTATGAGGATGAGGACTTGCCTCCACGCAATGATGCCG ATCCTCCTCGAAAGCGTGTTGACTCTCCCATGCTAACGCGACATGGACGCTGCCGCCCAGAGAGGAAGAGCCTGGAGGTGCTTAGTGTCACTGAACAGGGGTCTCCCACACCTCCACGCAGGGCCCTGGACACCGCACACAGCCAGAG GTCTCGCTCAGTGAGTGGAGCTTCCACTGGTCTCTCCTCCAGCCCTCTCAGTAGTCCCAGG TCCTATCAAAGCCCCATCTTCactttcagccaatcagaggtcaCCTCTGCTGCTGCTACCCCCCAAACAAAGGAGCCCAAACAAGGAAGCACCACGACACCTCGCTCAGCACGGGCTCTCAACAAGCCCAAAGCTCCCCCCCATCCAAAGACCCAGACCCTGCCCATCAAGGGACCCGCCGAACGGCCTCACCTCCAGACCATCAAATCCCTGCCTCTGCACAACCCATCCTCCCGCTCACCCTCCCCTTCTCCGCTTCTCTCACCCATCCCCCGTTTCTTCTTTCCTTCGTCATCTGTCCTAAAGTCCGTGACTAAGAGCTTGTACCCAAACTCTGCCCACTCTGTGCCACAGGTCACACCCCAGGGCTCTCCGTTGCCCACGCCCTTGGGCACCCCTGTCCACCACCCTCACCACCCTTCCTCCAccccgccctcctcctcctcctcctcctcctcctcgcggGCAGAGGGAGGGTGCGGGGTGGGCTCTCTATCACTGACCCCGCCCTCCAGCCCAGGAGGGGGAAGCGGGATagcgtccagcagctccgcccATTGGAGGACGCGCCTCAATTCTTTTAAGAACAACTTGCTGGGCTCACCTCGGTTTCATCGCCGCAAACTGCAAG TTCCAACATCAGAAGACATGTCCAGTTTAACACCAGAGTCTAGCCCTGA GCTGGCTAAGAAGTCGTGGTTTGGCAACTTCATTAGCCTGGAGAAAGAGGAGCAGATCTTTGTGGTGATCAGAGACAAACCTTTGAGTTCTGTCAAAGCTGACATCGTCCACGCCTTCCTGTCT ATCCCGTCGCTCAGTCACAGCGTCATCTCCCAGACAAGCTTCAGGGCCGAATACAAGTCCTCCGGCGGCCCTTCCGTCTTCCAGAAGCCCGTCAAGTTCCAGGTGGATATTGCTTTCTCCGAGGGCGAGAGGGAGCGAGACCGGGAGAGGACCGAGAGGGAGGGCAAGAGGGAGACAGGAATCTACAGTGTGACGTTCACCCTCATATCAG GTCCAAGTCGCAGGTTCAGACGAGTGGTGGAAACGATTCAAGCCCAGCTTCTCAGCTCCCATGATCAACCCCTGGTGCAAGCCCTATCTG gAGCACATGtgctgttggagaatgagctccactgcccctctattgtccgatggagtgAGTGGGTGTGGTTGTacatgatggagagcagtttgtccagtgtcctcctgtctctcactaTCACAAACGCCTCCAACTGA
- the brsk1a gene encoding serine/threonine-protein kinase BRSK2 isoform X2, whose amino-acid sequence MSKELSLSQSAQYVGPYRLEKTLGKGQTGLVKLGVHCITGQKVAIKIVNREKLSESVLMKVEREIAILKLIEHPHVLKLHDVYENNKYLYLVLEHVSGGELFDYLVKKGRLTPKEARKFFRQIISALDFCHSHSICHRDLKPENLLLDEKNNIRIADFGMASLQVGDSLLETSCGSPHYACPEVIRGEKYDGRRADVWSCGVILFALLVGALPFDHDNLRQLLEKVKSGVFHMPHFIPPDCQSLLRGMIEVNPEKRLTLDTIQKHAWYLGGRNEPCPEQPPPRRVCVRRILSLTELDPDVLDSMHSLGCFRDRVKLTRDLQCEEENQEKMIYYLLLDRKERYPSYEDEDLPPRNDADPPRKRVDSPMLTRHGRCRPERKSLEVLSVTEQGSPTPPRRALDTAHSQRSRSVSGASTGLSSSPLSSPRSYQSPIFTFSQSEVTSAAATPQTKEPKQGSTTTPRSARALNKPKAPPHPKTQTLPIKGPAERPHLQTIKSLPLHNPSSRSPSPSPLLSPIPRFFFPSSSVLKSVTKSLYPNSAHSVPQVTPQGSPLPTPLGTPVHHPHHPSSTPPSSSSSSSSSRAEGGCGVGSLSLTPPSSPGGGSGIASSSSAHWRTRLNSFKNNLLGSPRFHRRKLQVPTSEDMSSLTPESSPELAKKSWFGNFISLEKEEQIFVVIRDKPLSSVKADIVHAFLSIPSLSHSVISQTSFRAEYKSSGGPSVFQKPVKFQVDIAFSEGERERDRERTEREGKRETGIYSVTFTLISGPSRRFRRVVETIQAQLLSSHDQPLVQALSDEKNSRPHRTPTRQNSRRSEGGGDRCEWGDRADGGGIGGSGGVLQRRGSAKERTRLLSTNGTQSQPQQATTSPY is encoded by the exons ATGAGTAAGGAGCTGTCTCTGAGCCAGTCCGCTCAATATGTCGGGCCCTATCGACTGGAAAAAACGCTGGGAAAGGGGCAGACAG GACTGGTCAAGCTGGGCGTCCACTGCATCACAGGTCAAAAGGTCGCCATTAAAATAGTCAACCGGGAGAAGCTGTCTGAGTCGGTTTTGATGAAG GTTGAGAGGGAGATCGCCATCCTGAAACTGATTGAGCATCCTCACGTGTTGAAGCTGCACGatgtttacgagaataacaagTACCT ATACCTGGTATTGGAACATGTGTCAGGAGGAGAGCTGTTTGACTACCTGGTAAAAAAAGGCCGCCTGACTCCCAAAGAAGCCAGAAAGTTCTTCAGGCAGATCATCTCTGCTCTGGACTTCTGCCACAGTCACTCCATCTG CCACAGAGACCTGAAGCCTGAGAACCTGCTGCTGGATGAGAAGAACAACATCCGTATCGCTGACTTTGGCATGGCGTCCCTCCAGGTGGGAGACAGTCTGTTGGAGACCAGCTGTGG ATCACCACATTATGCTTGCCCTGAAGTCATACGA GGAGAGAAGTATGATGGAAGGAGAGCAGATGTATGGAGCTGTGGTGTCATTCTTTTTGCTCTGCTGGTG GGGGCCCTCCCCTTTGATCATGACAATTTACGCCAGCTCCTGGAGAAAGTCAAGAGTGGCGTGTTCCACATGCCACACTTTATACCCCCGGACTGCCAGTCCCTGCTCAGGGGCATGATTGAGGTCAACCCTGAAAAGCGACTCACG CTTGATACTATTCAGAAACATGCCTGGTATCT GGGTGGTCGTAATGAGCCTTGTCCCGAGCAGCCTCCTCCcagaagagtgtgtgtgagGCGAATCTTATCCCTGACTGAGCTGGACCCAGATGTGCTGGACAGCATGCACTCGCTGGGCTGTTTCAGAGACCGGGTCAAGCTCACACGTGATTTGCAATGTGAAGA AGAAAACCAGGAGAAGATGATTTATTATCTCCTGCTGGACAGAAAAGAGCGCTACCCAAGCTATGAGGATGAGGACTTGCCTCCACGCAATGATGCCG ATCCTCCTCGAAAGCGTGTTGACTCTCCCATGCTAACGCGACATGGACGCTGCCGCCCAGAGAGGAAGAGCCTGGAGGTGCTTAGTGTCACTGAACAGGGGTCTCCCACACCTCCACGCAGGGCCCTGGACACCGCACACAGCCAGAG GTCTCGCTCAGTGAGTGGAGCTTCCACTGGTCTCTCCTCCAGCCCTCTCAGTAGTCCCAGG TCCTATCAAAGCCCCATCTTCactttcagccaatcagaggtcaCCTCTGCTGCTGCTACCCCCCAAACAAAGGAGCCCAAACAAGGAAGCACCACGACACCTCGCTCAGCACGGGCTCTCAACAAGCCCAAAGCTCCCCCCCATCCAAAGACCCAGACCCTGCCCATCAAGGGACCCGCCGAACGGCCTCACCTCCAGACCATCAAATCCCTGCCTCTGCACAACCCATCCTCCCGCTCACCCTCCCCTTCTCCGCTTCTCTCACCCATCCCCCGTTTCTTCTTTCCTTCGTCATCTGTCCTAAAGTCCGTGACTAAGAGCTTGTACCCAAACTCTGCCCACTCTGTGCCACAGGTCACACCCCAGGGCTCTCCGTTGCCCACGCCCTTGGGCACCCCTGTCCACCACCCTCACCACCCTTCCTCCAccccgccctcctcctcctcctcctcctcctcctcgcggGCAGAGGGAGGGTGCGGGGTGGGCTCTCTATCACTGACCCCGCCCTCCAGCCCAGGAGGGGGAAGCGGGATagcgtccagcagctccgcccATTGGAGGACGCGCCTCAATTCTTTTAAGAACAACTTGCTGGGCTCACCTCGGTTTCATCGCCGCAAACTGCAAG TTCCAACATCAGAAGACATGTCCAGTTTAACACCAGAGTCTAGCCCTGA GCTGGCTAAGAAGTCGTGGTTTGGCAACTTCATTAGCCTGGAGAAAGAGGAGCAGATCTTTGTGGTGATCAGAGACAAACCTTTGAGTTCTGTCAAAGCTGACATCGTCCACGCCTTCCTGTCT ATCCCGTCGCTCAGTCACAGCGTCATCTCCCAGACAAGCTTCAGGGCCGAATACAAGTCCTCCGGCGGCCCTTCCGTCTTCCAGAAGCCCGTCAAGTTCCAGGTGGATATTGCTTTCTCCGAGGGCGAGAGGGAGCGAGACCGGGAGAGGACCGAGAGGGAGGGCAAGAGGGAGACAGGAATCTACAGTGTGACGTTCACCCTCATATCAG GTCCAAGTCGCAGGTTCAGACGAGTGGTGGAAACGATTCAAGCCCAGCTTCTCAGCTCCCATGATCAACCCCTGGTGCAAGCCCTATCTG ATGAGAAGAACAGCCGACCCCACAGGACCCCCACCCGCCAAAACTCGAGGCGCTCAGAGGGTGGGGGCGACAGGTGCGAGTGGGGCGACCGAGCAGAT
- the brsk1a gene encoding serine/threonine-protein kinase BRSK1 isoform X3, with translation MSKELSLSQSAQYVGPYRLEKTLGKGQTGLVKLGVHCITGQKVAIKIVNREKLSESVLMKVEREIAILKLIEHPHVLKLHDVYENNKYLYLVLEHVSGGELFDYLVKKGRLTPKEARKFFRQIISALDFCHSHSICHRDLKPENLLLDEKNNIRIADFGMASLQVGDSLLETSCGSPHYACPEVIRGEKYDGRRADVWSCGVILFALLVGALPFDHDNLRQLLEKVKSGVFHMPHFIPPDCQSLLRGMIEVNPEKRLTLDTIQKHAWYLGGRNEPCPEQPPPRRVCVRRILSLTELDPDVLDSMHSLGCFRDRVKLTRDLQCEEENQEKMIYYLLLDRKERYPSYEDEDLPPRNDADPPRKRVDSPMLTRHGRCRPERKSLEVLSVTEQGSPTPPRRALDTAHSQRSRSVSGASTGLSSSPLSSPRSYQSPIFTFSQSEVTSAAATPQTKEPKQGSTTTPRSARALNKPKAPPHPKTQTLPIKGPAERPHLQTIKSLPLHNPSSRSPSPSPLLSPIPRFFFPSSSVLKSVTKSLYPNSAHSVPQVTPQGSPLPTPLGTPVHHPHHPSSTPPSSSSSSSSSRAEGGCGVGSLSLTPPSSPGGGSGIASSSSAHWRTRLNSFKNNLLGSPRFHRRKLQVPTSEDMSSLTPESSPELAKKSWFGNFISLEKEEQIFVVIRDKPLSSVKADIVHAFLSIPSLSHSVISQTSFRAEYKSSGGPSVFQKPVKFQVDIAFSEGERERDRERTEREGKRETGIYSVTFTLISGPSRRFRRVVETIQAQLLSSHDQPLVQALSDPFPDEKNSRPHRTPTRQNSRRSEGGGDRCEWGDRADGGGIGGSGGVLQRRGSAKERTRLLSTNGTQSQP, from the exons ATGAGTAAGGAGCTGTCTCTGAGCCAGTCCGCTCAATATGTCGGGCCCTATCGACTGGAAAAAACGCTGGGAAAGGGGCAGACAG GACTGGTCAAGCTGGGCGTCCACTGCATCACAGGTCAAAAGGTCGCCATTAAAATAGTCAACCGGGAGAAGCTGTCTGAGTCGGTTTTGATGAAG GTTGAGAGGGAGATCGCCATCCTGAAACTGATTGAGCATCCTCACGTGTTGAAGCTGCACGatgtttacgagaataacaagTACCT ATACCTGGTATTGGAACATGTGTCAGGAGGAGAGCTGTTTGACTACCTGGTAAAAAAAGGCCGCCTGACTCCCAAAGAAGCCAGAAAGTTCTTCAGGCAGATCATCTCTGCTCTGGACTTCTGCCACAGTCACTCCATCTG CCACAGAGACCTGAAGCCTGAGAACCTGCTGCTGGATGAGAAGAACAACATCCGTATCGCTGACTTTGGCATGGCGTCCCTCCAGGTGGGAGACAGTCTGTTGGAGACCAGCTGTGG ATCACCACATTATGCTTGCCCTGAAGTCATACGA GGAGAGAAGTATGATGGAAGGAGAGCAGATGTATGGAGCTGTGGTGTCATTCTTTTTGCTCTGCTGGTG GGGGCCCTCCCCTTTGATCATGACAATTTACGCCAGCTCCTGGAGAAAGTCAAGAGTGGCGTGTTCCACATGCCACACTTTATACCCCCGGACTGCCAGTCCCTGCTCAGGGGCATGATTGAGGTCAACCCTGAAAAGCGACTCACG CTTGATACTATTCAGAAACATGCCTGGTATCT GGGTGGTCGTAATGAGCCTTGTCCCGAGCAGCCTCCTCCcagaagagtgtgtgtgagGCGAATCTTATCCCTGACTGAGCTGGACCCAGATGTGCTGGACAGCATGCACTCGCTGGGCTGTTTCAGAGACCGGGTCAAGCTCACACGTGATTTGCAATGTGAAGA AGAAAACCAGGAGAAGATGATTTATTATCTCCTGCTGGACAGAAAAGAGCGCTACCCAAGCTATGAGGATGAGGACTTGCCTCCACGCAATGATGCCG ATCCTCCTCGAAAGCGTGTTGACTCTCCCATGCTAACGCGACATGGACGCTGCCGCCCAGAGAGGAAGAGCCTGGAGGTGCTTAGTGTCACTGAACAGGGGTCTCCCACACCTCCACGCAGGGCCCTGGACACCGCACACAGCCAGAG GTCTCGCTCAGTGAGTGGAGCTTCCACTGGTCTCTCCTCCAGCCCTCTCAGTAGTCCCAGG TCCTATCAAAGCCCCATCTTCactttcagccaatcagaggtcaCCTCTGCTGCTGCTACCCCCCAAACAAAGGAGCCCAAACAAGGAAGCACCACGACACCTCGCTCAGCACGGGCTCTCAACAAGCCCAAAGCTCCCCCCCATCCAAAGACCCAGACCCTGCCCATCAAGGGACCCGCCGAACGGCCTCACCTCCAGACCATCAAATCCCTGCCTCTGCACAACCCATCCTCCCGCTCACCCTCCCCTTCTCCGCTTCTCTCACCCATCCCCCGTTTCTTCTTTCCTTCGTCATCTGTCCTAAAGTCCGTGACTAAGAGCTTGTACCCAAACTCTGCCCACTCTGTGCCACAGGTCACACCCCAGGGCTCTCCGTTGCCCACGCCCTTGGGCACCCCTGTCCACCACCCTCACCACCCTTCCTCCAccccgccctcctcctcctcctcctcctcctcctcgcggGCAGAGGGAGGGTGCGGGGTGGGCTCTCTATCACTGACCCCGCCCTCCAGCCCAGGAGGGGGAAGCGGGATagcgtccagcagctccgcccATTGGAGGACGCGCCTCAATTCTTTTAAGAACAACTTGCTGGGCTCACCTCGGTTTCATCGCCGCAAACTGCAAG TTCCAACATCAGAAGACATGTCCAGTTTAACACCAGAGTCTAGCCCTGA GCTGGCTAAGAAGTCGTGGTTTGGCAACTTCATTAGCCTGGAGAAAGAGGAGCAGATCTTTGTGGTGATCAGAGACAAACCTTTGAGTTCTGTCAAAGCTGACATCGTCCACGCCTTCCTGTCT ATCCCGTCGCTCAGTCACAGCGTCATCTCCCAGACAAGCTTCAGGGCCGAATACAAGTCCTCCGGCGGCCCTTCCGTCTTCCAGAAGCCCGTCAAGTTCCAGGTGGATATTGCTTTCTCCGAGGGCGAGAGGGAGCGAGACCGGGAGAGGACCGAGAGGGAGGGCAAGAGGGAGACAGGAATCTACAGTGTGACGTTCACCCTCATATCAG GTCCAAGTCGCAGGTTCAGACGAGTGGTGGAAACGATTCAAGCCCAGCTTCTCAGCTCCCATGATCAACCCCTGGTGCAAGCCCTAT CTGATCCCTTCCCAGATGAGAAGAACAGCCGACCCCACAGGACCCCCACCCGCCAAAACTCGAGGCGCTCAGAGGGTGGGGGCGACAGGTGCGAGTGGGGCGACCGAGCAGAT